The Neurospora crassa OR74A linkage group V, whole genome shotgun sequence sequence CCCGAGATAACGAGTACAGATCTGAACACAGGTGAAGGTCACGAGGAGCAGAAGCCAGCAGGCGAAGACGTTGAggccaagtggaaggaacTGTTTGctgacgatgaagaggacaCCCTATCGCTTCTTGATGATTCCACAGAGGCGTCGAAtgagatcaaggagaaggagattgaTCCGGCTGCGTTCTTTGggagtgatgatgagggcTTTCTCGACGATTCGGAAGAGTTCCCAACAATGGAGGAAACAACCCAGCCCAGAGCGCCTAGCGTAGCTGGCTCCAACACCACGACAACCCCTACCACCCGGTACATGCCTCAGACCCAAACTCCAAGCCTGACCGGAGCCCCGAATCCCTATGCCCCGACTGCGCCACCCCTAACTTCGGCGCCGTCAAATCCTTACTTTCCTGCCGCACCCAGCGCGGTTGCGCAGACGCCGTCTGTTACGCCCTTTGGCGCCCCTGTCTCGGCTCCACCTCCAAGCGGGAGATTTGGATACGGCGCGGTCCCTCCGCCACAGATTGAGAGGAAAGCCCAAAGCTTCGTCGACAAGAAGGGCGGCTACCAGTCACCGTACGACCTTCCTATGGAGGTAGTCAAGGTTAAGAAGCGCCCAAGTACGGCAACTCTTAACAAGCCTGTGACAGCACCGGCCGCTCCACCGCCTTCCAAAAGCGCTACTCACctgcctcctccaccacctcctacCTCTGTTCCACACTCATCTCAGCCTGGTGTcaagccaccaccgcctcgtGGTGAAGCCAAGCCGAAGGAGAAGTTCTTTGAAGAGCTTCCTGTGGTCACAAAGGCGCGCCCAGCTTCTCGAAATACATTGGGCACCGCATCGCCGGCACAGTCTAGCCCATACGGCCCACCGCCCCCGGCTGGCCCACCTTCTATCGCCTCGCAGCCACCAGTACCTGGAATGCCGTCTGCCATGGGATCTGTTCCCAACTCTTCCTTTACCCAGCATGCGGAGGTTCCCAACCTGGTTGCGCCGCCACGTGTCAACCCTTATGCTTCGATACAGCCCAGCACTACGAGCCTTGCTCCCGCTGTTCCTGCCCCGGCTTCAAGTCGTTATTCTCCAGCGCCTTCCAGTGGGTCACAGCTCAGCACTCCCGTCCCACCTGCTGCGGCAAGCCGTTACTCTCCCGCCCCGCCAGCTTCTCGGCCAACGAGTTCGGGTTATACTCCGACTACTTCGGTGCCACCGGTTCTACCACCGGTTTTGCCGCATCAACCCCGTACCTCAAGTCCGCTAGCACATTTCGAGTCCAGGCCTCTTGTTTCTAGCCATGCAGAAAGTGGCCTGGCGGAAAAGCGGAGCAGCAGCTCGTTGTACGACTTGCGACTGCAGAGAGTGCCTTCTCTACCTCCGACTCaggaggtggaagaagaaggccccATGCAGGGTATGGTGTCCCCCAACCAAGTCCCGGCATCCCACCAGACCTCTCCTACGGCGTCAAGACATGGCGCTATGCCCCACCGTTCTAGAAGGACACCGCCTCCGCAGTCTCTAACTGTGCAGCCGGTGACGTCCCCTCAGAGGGCGGCATACAGCTATCAGCCTGCGGCTAGTGCTCCATCTCACGAATTCGCGCCACCACCTCGGTCGCAGACTCAATCCCCTGGTGCCCTCTACGGGAACAGGAATGTAAAGCCTATTGAACCTATCCCTCGTCCTTCGTCGGTCACTGACGCGACTTCGCCGCGGGCTGCGTTGTATTCTCCTATCACCATGCAACCCAGTTCTACTTTCCCCCCCATTTCTACGATTACCTCGCGGCCGCGTGGTAACACTCAGAATTTTAACCTAGTTCCCCCGACAGATGGTAGAGAACATGATCCCCTACAGAGATGGCGTGGTGTTCCTCTCATTTCCTGGGGCGTAGGTGGAGCTCTGGTAACAATGTTCCCCAAGAACGTGCCACGATATGGCATGGGCCAAACAGCCCCCATGGTTATTCGTAGCCCAGGAGAAGTCAAGGTCAAGAGCATGAAGGACATAGAGCCAATGGAGGAGCGCTTGGCCAAATTCCCTGGGCCTCTAAAGGGGaagtcgaagaagaaggagaccaTTGCCTGGTTAACAAACGGAATTGAGATGCTGGAGAGGACTGTGCCACATAACCTGTCTCATCAGCTCAACCCGTCTCACGATGACAAGCGGACAACAGAGAGACTCTTGCTTTGGAAGATTCTGAGGGTCTTTGTCGAGCATGATGGCGTGTTGGAAGGAAACCCGACCGTTAACCAAGCTGTGCGCGAAATCCTGTACCCGGAGGCTTCAACCATTGGTGGTCAGCCTGAGTTCGCAAATGCTCTGAACCCATCAGGAATGGGCAATTCTGCCACGACTTCACTACAAGCCGACTCGGTTGATTCTTCTGCTGTTGAGCAGATCCGCAACCACCTCATCAGTGGCGACAATGAGAAGGCAGTGTGGGCTGCGGTCGATAAGCGGCTTTGGGGCCATGCCTTCCTGCTGGCCAACGCCCTTAACCCTGACCTCTATAAGCGGGTCGCTCAAGAATTTGTGAAGAACGAGGTGAATTCCACCGGTCATAACAATGAGTCGCTTGCTGCTCTCTATGATGTCCTCTCTGGCAACCACGAAGAAAGCGTGGACGAGCTGGTGCCCGCCCATGCTCGAGCTGGTCTTCAGCTAGTGGCCAAAAATTCATCTTCTGGTCCCTCCAAGGACGCCATGGGTGGTCTTGATAAGTGGCGCGAAACCCTCTCCCTGATCCTCAGCAACAGGACTGCTGATGATGCCCGAGCCATCAACTTTTTGGGCAATTTGCTATCAGGCTATGGAAGAGCCGAGGCGGCTCATATTTGCTTCTTGTTTGCCAGAAGTCAAACCATCTTCGGCGGCTTGGACAACCCGAACTCTAACTTCGTTCTTGTTGGGTCTGACCATAGGCGGCAGGCGGACCATTTCGCAAAGGAGATTGAGCCTCTTTTGTTGAGCGAGGTTTATGAGTACGGCCAGAGCCTTGCTGGTGGTACCGTGCCCGTCAGCAATCCTCACCTGGCAGCGTACAAGCTTCAGCACGCATACGCCCTGGCCGAGTATGGCTTTAGAGACAAGGCCCTTCAATACTGCGAGGCTATCACGGCTGCGATCACCGCGCAGACGAAGCGCTCTCCTTATTACCATCCCATCCTTGAGGCCTATGTCGATGACTTGATGAAGCGATTGAGGCAGGCACCCAAGGAGGAATCAAACTCGTGGATCCCGAAGCCTAGCATGAATAAGGTATCTGATTCCATGTGGAATCGGTTCAACAAGTTTGTCGCTGGAGATGACAACGAGGATGGCAGTAAGGGCTCACCTGACGCTGCGGGAGAATCTGGTCCCTTTGCACGAATCGCCGGAGGAACCCCGACTATCAGTCGCTCGCCCTCTGTCAACAATCTTGAGACCTTTGGCGCGACCATCCCCAGCTATGGCATGCCTAGTGCTCCCGTGACG is a genomic window containing:
- a CDS encoding COPII coat assembly protein sec-16 — protein: MASWNPAFMPESAADLPAPLPTDNTVADSTDHANGVAQDGSDFWGIDGGEEDVPAQNGASDSWFPDYGTGSHTTLPATDAQATSQITSETDTDTPDTATEQTETAHVTTEDAEAVEPAPTQTDEAPEPIVENAQATEAVPGDAATVDLVPEHVEPTDATTTEKADTDEPSDVASKHTSTMSFTRTIPHEPSWSDDGDPEWNLARADTDPFKFLPSSDRTNSFPPVPPLEQHEQQQEEQQENQQVQQVQQQQQQPQTDPHLEQSAIVQPQVANFLGDDDEVEVQGDDGFFSQLSEAQNDGFDQFGAQDANNSQQYMVGDLGAKATEALDARFEEGVPLIAHDGNSTAEREDTKDLFGGEDANDEDDFFSQVQQGSVNQADFEAQPLERKSTMQVLGAMDMGSVQPSFPPVEEQPEEEAVATVETQTHDHPEITSTDLNTGEGHEEQKPAGEDVEAKWKELFADDEEDTLSLLDDSTEASNEIKEKEIDPAAFFGSDDEGFLDDSEEFPTMEETTQPRAPSVAGSNTTTTPTTRYMPQTQTPSLTGAPNPYAPTAPPLTSAPSNPYFPAAPSAVAQTPSVTPFGAPVSAPPPSGRFGYGAVPPPQIERKAQSFVDKKGGYQSPYDLPMEVVKVKKRPSTATLNKPVTAPAAPPPSKSATHLPPPPPPTSVPHSSQPGVKPPPPRGEAKPKEKFFEELPVVTKARPASRNTLGTASPAQSSPYGPPPPAGPPSIASQPPVPGMPSAMGSVPNSSFTQHAEVPNLVAPPRVNPYASIQPSTTSLAPAVPAPASSRYSPAPSSGSQLSTPVPPAAASRYSPAPPASRPTSSGYTPTTSVPPVLPPVLPHQPRTSSPLAHFESRPLVSSHAESGLAEKRSSSSLYDLRLQRVPSLPPTQEVEEEGPMQGMVSPNQVPASHQTSPTASRHGAMPHRSRRTPPPQSLTVQPVTSPQRAAYSYQPAASAPSHEFAPPPRSQTQSPGALYGNRNVKPIEPIPRPSSVTDATSPRAALYSPITMQPSSTFPPISTITSRPRGNTQNFNLVPPTDGREHDPLQRWRGVPLISWGVGGALVTMFPKNVPRYGMGQTAPMVIRSPGEVKVKSMKDIEPMEERLAKFPGPLKGKSKKKETIAWLTNGIEMLERTVPHNLSHQLNPSHDDKRTTERLLLWKILRVFVEHDGVLEGNPTVNQAVREILYPEASTIGGQPEFANALNPSGMGNSATTSLQADSVDSSAVEQIRNHLISGDNEKAVWAAVDKRLWGHAFLLANALNPDLYKRVAQEFVKNEVNSTGHNNESLAALYDVLSGNHEESVDELVPAHARAGLQLVAKNSSSGPSKDAMGGLDKWRETLSLILSNRTADDARAINFLGNLLSGYGRAEAAHICFLFARSQTIFGGLDNPNSNFVLVGSDHRRQADHFAKEIEPLLLSEVYEYGQSLAGGTVPVSNPHLAAYKLQHAYALAEYGFRDKALQYCEAITAAITAQTKRSPYYHPILEAYVDDLMKRLRQAPKEESNSWIPKPSMNKVSDSMWNRFNKFVAGDDNEDGSKGSPDAAGESGPFARIAGGTPTISRSPSVNNLETFGATIPSYGMPSAPVTNGPNMFSPPPPTRTASRYAPGAPQPSTPNYNPYETNSPYAPRSSMERASGEYSRSSVELPRQSLDSQRGYSHSSYAPNRTSSPAQPYTPYGTTPQESSYSLHNMQPQQSLTSPAATTSGYQPFTPQNNVSANDEPSNEPPSAPSTGYQPPSYGYEPPSFTPYEAPATNDEEEGASKENGDSNQGGEGVNTFEPPSFQPYSYEPPSYEPDTPPSKDDDQSEEEKPKPKKKGPMYDDDDDDFPAAPKPAGKSKAEIDRENEEMVRRIAEEEAKRAAEAKAAKKGWGFTSWFAKKEAAAADANAAGSSPGKPIRAKLGEANSFYYDPEQKRWINKNASPEDQAAKKSTPPPPKGGIPRSSASSPAPPMGMGVGGGSAPNTPGRASAPPTGPPRPAALMPSASESNVGSGPPSAVGPLSPSGSNGPPSAGLLSPGMGPAAMQRPASTSTSGPPAGTSKPLSATSSIDDLLGAAVPRKRGEAKKPRKAARYVDVMQK